A section of the Pseudorasbora parva isolate DD20220531a chromosome 2, ASM2467924v1, whole genome shotgun sequence genome encodes:
- the LOC137089544 gene encoding uncharacterized protein has product MATSSNTPLPQDDDLWMFFQSRGIPEENIQKMQQDHIDSSVIGEIDDATMTAYIPAYGDRIATRRFCMEKQRKGGDDLKRLSLFEKLRRKMGTFASNKDTDQDFEEEHSMQPTKIHLRSNKRAVKMTRKIELGWIHNKKQVRKRNGGGTRVLDISKKATKTEILSQAKKLFFPNEKSRKGKWEEFSHNIVDFQEAYLDEGVSVGELYETHKLGILRFYLFTENLTNGDEVFTELTEGTDEQTDEVRQNEQKNITTEDNEQLTQKMHDSEQQTHTVEAFVSTAAEIVDITSLCDTSEVIFGPLQGGPFLEDLDDTILHEPIEEQEAQININAYSSTPVHSDTVPAGPLSPTYELLHVTVKLHRVNLLEELITQFKDEAMMSYSVKYSFIQEMGADADGVSRDVYAAFWTEFLDCAAEGADVRVPSLSPKWQEEEWKSVGRIMVKGLKDHGYFPSRLAQAFTAAITFGEHTVSPDLLFDSLMFYLSQSEHDLLSTALQDALDGDEEDELLDLMDRMGVRTVPTQENLKAVLLQVAYKQISNQNMHWITLHQSQDQLSGSSSPFSVPKSERIRAAVPFIDNTASIKYPAMTLGSLLVE; this is encoded by the exons ATTGACAGCTCGGTAATTGGAGAAATAGATGATGCCACTATGACTGCTTACATTCCAGCATATGGTGATAGGATTGCTACAAGGCGTTTCTGTATGGAAAAACAGAGAAAAGGTGGTGATGATCTAAAAAGACTGTCCTTATTTGAAAAACTTAGAAGAAAGATGGGCACATTTGCAAGCAATAAAGATACAGATCAAGATTTTGAGGAGGAGCATTCTATGCAGCCAACAAAGATACATTTGAGAAGTAACAAAAGGGCCGTGAAGATGACAAGGAAAATAGAACTAGGATGGATACACAACAAGAAACAAGTGAGAAAACGCAATGGTGGAGGAACCAGAGTTCTTGATATTTCCAAGAAAGCTACAAAAACAGAGATTCTATCACAAGCTAAAAAGCTATTTTTCCCCAATGAGAAATCGAGAAAGGGAAAGTGGGAAGAATTCAGTCACAATATTGTTGACTTTCAGGAAGCATACCTTGATGAGGGTGTTAGTGTTGGAGAGCTCTATGAGACACATAAGTTGGGGATTTTAAGATTTTACTTGTTCACAGAAAACCTGACAAATGGAGATGAAGTGTTCACAGAGTTGACAGAAGGAACTGATGAACAGACAGATGAAGTAAGGCAAAATGAGCAAAAGAATATCACAACAGAAGATAATGAGCAGCTGACACAAAAAATGCATGACAGTGAACAGCAGACACACACTGTGGAAGCTTTTGTCTCTACTGCTGCAGAGATTGTTGATATTACATCTTTGTGTGATACTTCGGAGGTCATTTTTGGCCCTTTGCAAGGTGGACCATTTTTAGAAGATCTTGATGACACAATCTTACACGAGCCTATAGAAGAGCAAGAGGCACAGATAAACATCAACGCCTACAGCTCAACTCCTGTCCATTCTGACACAGTGCCTGCTGGCCCATTAAGTCCTACTTATGAACTTTTGCATGTGACAGTGAAACTCCACAGAGTCAATCTCTTGGAGGAACTGATTACCCAATTCAAGGATGAAGCGATGATGTCCTACTCTGTGAAATACAGTTTCATTCAAGAAATGGGGGCAGATGCAGATGGCGTGTCCAGGGATGTATATGCTGCCTTCTGGACAGAGTTTTTAGACTGTGCAGCAGAGGGTGCAGATGTGAGGGTGCCATCGCTATCCCCAAAATGGCAAGAGGAAGAATGGAAATCGGTTGGTAGGATAATGGTCAAGGGATTAAAAGACCATGGATATTTTCCTTCTCGGCTGGCTCAAGCCTTTACAGCAGCAATCACATTTGGCGAACACACTGTCTCACCTGATTTATTGTTTGACTCACTAATGTTTTATCTTAGTCAGTCTGAGCACGATCTCTTGTCCACTGCTTTGCAAGATGCCCTTGATGGTGATGAGGAAGATGAGCTTCTTGATCTTATGGATCGCATGGGAGTAAGAACAGTACCAACACAAGAGAACTTGAAGGCTGTGCTTCTCCAAGTGGCCTACAAGCAAATAAGCAACCAAAATATGCACTGGATAACATTGCATCAGTCGCAGGACCAACTCTCAGGGAGTTCTTCCCCA TTCTCTGTCCCTAAGTCTGAGCGAATTCGGGCGGCTGTCCCATTCATTGATAACACCGCATCAATAAAGTATCCAGCGATGACCTTGGGATCACTACTTGTAGAGTAA